The following DNA comes from Candidatus Hydrogenedentota bacterium.
AGGACCGGCAAAGACTGATGGCATTGGATTGCGAGGTTTGAACATGACACGCCTGGCGCTCGGCATCGAAATCGGCGGCACGAAACTACAAGCCGTTCTGGGCACGACGCAAGGTGAAATCCTCACGCGTGAACGGGGGAAAGCGCCTGCGGGCCAAGGAGCGCAGGGCATCCTGGGGTGGTTCGACGCGGCCGTCCCCCGGCTGCTTGACGACGCGGCGACTCGAGGCCAGCCGGTGGCCGGCATGGGCGTGGGGTTTGGCGGCCCGGTCGAGACGGCGACCGGCAAGGTGTTGGTTTCGCATCAGGTGGGCGGCTGGGAGAACATGGCTCTCAAAGCGTGGTTCGAGGAGCGGTTCGGGCTGCCCGCTGTCGTGGCCAATGACAGCAACGCGGCCGGGTGGGCTGAATATTGTCTGGGGGCCGGCCGCGGAACGCGGCATTTCTGCTACATGAACATTGGCAGCGGCATCGGCGGCGCGCTTGTGCTCGATGGAAAACTTCATGACGGCCAGGGGTTCGGCGCGGCCGAAATCGGCCACACGTACGTGCCGGACTGGACCGTTCCGTCACCTGGCGCGGCAAGCGAGCTCGAGGATCTGTGTTCCGGCTGGTCCATCGAACGACGGTTTCGGGCTGGAGCTGTTCTCGAGCCGGGTTCGGTGTTGCACGGGCTGTGCGAAGGCGACAGGGAACGGCTCACCTGTGCCATGGTGGCCGAAGCCGCCCGGCAAGGCGACGCCGAGTGCCTGGAGACGATTGATCGGGTTGCGCAGACGGCGGGCTTGGCCTTGGCGAACGTGATTGCCCTCGTGCACCCCGAGCGCGTGGCTATCGGCGGCGGGGTCGCCCTGATGGGCGACGTGTTGTTCGACCCGTTGCGCCGGTACGTGGACGAGAAGGTGTTCGAGCAATTTCGCGGACGTTACGAGATCGTCCCGTGCGCTTTGGGCGAGTCCGTTGTGGCCGTGGGGGCGTTGTTGCTTGCCCCGCGGCCGGCGGATTAGGAGCGCCGCTGTGCTTGTTCGCGCGAGCGCTTGATTTCCCCTGGATGGTGGGCCATGATTTCAGCAGGTGTTGTCGCGCAACGGCCGTATGCGGCCCTTTCATAAGGTTTCACGAGAAGGAGGCGAACGATCATGACAGCCGAACGGTTTCCGGCGGGAGCACAGAGTTACAGTTTCCGAAAATTCGATACGAGTGGCGCAATCGAGTGCCTGAAGAAGCTCGGCGCCGATACGATGGAGTTCTGCGCGGTCCATTTTCCACCGGATGCCGGCGACGCGGGGTTTGCGGGCGTAAAAGAGATGCTGGCGGCGCGGAAGATGCTGGTTCCCTGTTTTGGCGTCGAGGGTTTTAGTGACAATGCCGCCGCGAACCGCAAGAAGTTCGAGTTCGCAAAGGCGCTGGGCGTTCAGGTGCTGACGGCCGATCCCACGCCGGAAGCATTCGACAATCTCGAGGAACTGGTTGAAGAGTTCCAGATCAAGATTGCGATTCATAACCACGGTCCCGGGGCACGGTACGACAAGGTTGCCGATACGCTCAAGGCGGTGCGGGGCCGCCATCCGTACATCGGCGCCTGCGTGGACACCGGGCATCACCTGCGGTCGAACGAGCAACCCCACGAGGTGCTCGAACAGCTCGGCGACCGGGTGATTTCGCTGCATTTGAAAGACTGGGCCATCGGCGGCGAAGAACAGCTCCTGGGCGAGGGCGACATGGACCTCGTCGCCGTGGCGAAGGCGTTACTGAAGATCAACTTCACCGGCCCCATCGTGATGGAGTACGAAGAGAGCCCGGAGAATCCCGTGCCGGACATGAAGAAAGGCCTGGCAAACTGGCGGGCGGCAGTGAAAGCCGCGGGAGCGTGAAGACGGCGGCCTGCCTTGCCCGCGGATTGTTCCTCACACGGACAACGCAGAATGCCGGGACCTTGTAGCGCAGCCTCTACCGCTCCTCCCGGGCTCCGGACACAACCTCTCCGGTCGATGCAGCGCAGGCGTCTCGCCCGCGATCTCTGGAACGGGAGACTTGGGGGCCGTCATGTCCGGGCAGCGCTCTGATGCCCCGGGATTACGGAAGCAGCTCCTTTAGCCATCGGGAGGACGGTCCGCGCCACGGGGCGGGCAAGGGCCGTCTGTTGGGATGTCGTCAACGGGTCGCGCTAAGGCTTCTTGAACACGACGCAGACGGGCGCGGGGACGTTGACGGTCTGGCCCGTGGGTACGAGCGCGCCGCTTTCCCGCTCGATCCGGAACACCACCAGGGTATCCGAGTCCTGGTTTGCGGCAATCAGGAATCTCCCGGCGGGGTCGATGTTGAAGTTGCGGGGCGTCTTTCCCTGGGTTGGGGCCCATCCTGCGGAAGTGAGCGCGCCGGATGCGGGATCGACGGCAAACACGGCGATGCTGTCATGCCCGCGGTTGGAGCCGTAGACGAAGCGTCCCGAGGGGTGCACTCTGACTTCGGCGGTAGTGCTTTCGCCGGTGAAATCTTCGGGGAGCGTGCCGACGCTCTGGACGGTGTCGAGCCTGCCGCTCGCTGCATCGTACGCGAACGTCGTGATGGTGCTGTCGAGTTCATTGATCGAATAGGCGTATTTGCCCGACGGATGGAACGCGAAGTGGCGGGGTCCGGCCCCGGGCGCCAGTTGGGCGTAAGGCGGGTCGTTGGGTTCGAGTGTGCCGTGTATCTCGTCGAAGCGGTAGATCATGATCCTGTCGATGCCGAGGTCGGCGGCGAATACGAACCGGCCCGCGGGGTCAAAGTTCACGGAGTGGGCATGGGGCTCTTGCTGGCGCTGCGGATTCACACTCGAGCCCGTGTGCTGGACGAATGCGCTCGCCGCGCCCAGAGGCCCGTCTTCGCGAATGGGCAGCACCGCGATGTTGCCGCCGCCGTAGTTCGCCACGGCCACGTGCCGTCCCGTACGCGCCACCGCGACATGACAGGGCCCGCCTCCCATGGATGATTCGCGGTTGAGTTGCGTGAGGATTCCGCTCGAAGGGTCTATCACGAAGGCCGTAACCGAATCCCATTTTTCGCCGTTCTCGCGGGTGGTGACCCCGACAGCGTAAAGCAACGGTTTTGTGGGGTGAAGTGCCAGAAACGACGGGTTTTCGATCTTCGCGGCCAGTTCGGGGCTGGTGAGCCGGCCGGTTTGCGCGTCAAACCGCAGGAGATAGATGCCTTCGCTCGCCCCGTCGGTGTAGGTGCCAATGTAGACCCGCCAGTCGCGCGGGGCCGCGGGGGCAGC
Coding sequences within:
- a CDS encoding ROK family protein yields the protein MTRLALGIEIGGTKLQAVLGTTQGEILTRERGKAPAGQGAQGILGWFDAAVPRLLDDAATRGQPVAGMGVGFGGPVETATGKVLVSHQVGGWENMALKAWFEERFGLPAVVANDSNAAGWAEYCLGAGRGTRHFCYMNIGSGIGGALVLDGKLHDGQGFGAAEIGHTYVPDWTVPSPGAASELEDLCSGWSIERRFRAGAVLEPGSVLHGLCEGDRERLTCAMVAEAARQGDAECLETIDRVAQTAGLALANVIALVHPERVAIGGGVALMGDVLFDPLRRYVDEKVFEQFRGRYEIVPCALGESVVAVGALLLAPRPAD
- a CDS encoding sugar phosphate isomerase/epimerase family protein, producing the protein MTAERFPAGAQSYSFRKFDTSGAIECLKKLGADTMEFCAVHFPPDAGDAGFAGVKEMLAARKMLVPCFGVEGFSDNAAANRKKFEFAKALGVQVLTADPTPEAFDNLEELVEEFQIKIAIHNHGPGARYDKVADTLKAVRGRHPYIGACVDTGHHLRSNEQPHEVLEQLGDRVISLHLKDWAIGGEEQLLGEGDMDLVAVAKALLKINFTGPIVMEYEESPENPVPDMKKGLANWRAAVKAAGA
- a CDS encoding lactonase family protein, with product MTRNCGILTAVMAFSMAPLAPAADAAAAPAAPRDWRVYIGTYTDGASEGIYLLRFDAQTGRLTSPELAAKIENPSFLALHPTKPLLYAVGVTTRENGEKWDSVTAFVIDPSSGILTQLNRESSMGGGPCHVAVARTGRHVAVANYGGGNIAVLPIREDGPLGAASAFVQHTGSSVNPQRQQEPHAHSVNFDPAGRFVFAADLGIDRIMIYRFDEIHGTLEPNDPPYAQLAPGAGPRHFAFHPSGKYAYSINELDSTITTFAYDAASGRLDTVQSVGTLPEDFTGESTTAEVRVHPSGRFVYGSNRGHDSIAVFAVDPASGALTSAGWAPTQGKTPRNFNIDPAGRFLIAANQDSDTLVVFRIERESGALVPTGQTVNVPAPVCVVFKKP